A genomic region of Williamwhitmania taraxaci contains the following coding sequences:
- a CDS encoding DUF4296 domain-containing protein, which translates to MLRSISLLLISLAILSGCGNTDIIPEKDMVKILYKMHLIDGTISMPNSSGTMDLPSIDSTDFYSKMYESYGFSAKQFSNSYYFYLGRPDILDGIYNKVITKLEVDNQRYEDSLAKEAKLVQYWNLSSLWKIRGETSTEKIEFSVPISKKGIYTLKMVATIGKDDQSANLKSIIGTTTNNGTTIEALDNKQEVLLKKNGLAETYNFTITVPDNKPLFIKGRLLNYTADSAKKSNRNVFIRKITLSVPADAIKDATKEVKVKVRK; encoded by the coding sequence ATGTTACGATCAATTTCTCTATTGCTGATTAGCCTTGCAATCCTTTCCGGATGCGGCAACACAGATATCATTCCAGAAAAAGATATGGTGAAGATCTTGTATAAGATGCACCTTATCGATGGCACCATATCGATGCCAAACTCTTCGGGAACAATGGATCTACCATCGATTGATTCCACTGATTTCTACAGCAAAATGTACGAGTCGTACGGCTTTAGCGCAAAACAGTTTAGCAATAGCTACTACTTCTACCTAGGACGCCCTGATATTCTTGACGGAATCTACAATAAAGTAATTACAAAGCTCGAGGTTGACAACCAGCGCTATGAGGATTCGCTCGCAAAGGAAGCAAAGTTGGTACAATACTGGAATCTATCATCACTTTGGAAAATACGCGGCGAAACCAGCACAGAAAAGATTGAATTCTCAGTTCCAATTTCCAAAAAAGGAATATACACCCTGAAGATGGTGGCCACAATTGGGAAGGATGATCAATCGGCCAATTTAAAGTCTATTATAGGCACAACCACCAACAACGGCACAACCATAGAGGCTCTCGACAATAAACAGGAGGTTCTTCTTAAGAAAAACGGCCTTGCAGAGACCTACAACTTTACAATCACGGTGCCGGACAATAAACCGCTGTTTATCAAGGGCCGCCTACTCAACTATACTGCCGATTCCGCTAAGAAATCGAACCGAAACGTATTCATTCGAAAAATAACCCTCTCGGTACCAGCAGATGCCATAAAGGATGCTACCAAAGAGGTTAAAGTGAAAGTTCGTAAATAA
- a CDS encoding PorP/SprF family type IX secretion system membrane protein, giving the protein MKKAYLIIIAVLFSGIFSTTKGQQIPQYSQFMFNPYIINPAVAGTYNYFQIRSNNRYQWIGIPDAPQTYSLSVYGPHAKKDMGFGGMIFSDITGPTSRLGLNGSYSYNIRMTDDIRVSGGLLFGLMQYKVDGSKLNFGDANISNDPALFTATKSTLSPDASVGLYMYSSYFYAGISAMQLMGNKVNFNADAVGVNKLKQHFILAGGIKYLLNRNYEVEPTLLLKYMSPAPVVVELNGKITYRNKVWGGLSIRWKDSASLLVGYIHENKYMFGYSYDYSFTSIGKYNSGTHEIMIGVLFEKIK; this is encoded by the coding sequence ATGAAAAAGGCTTACCTGATAATTATTGCGGTACTATTTTCGGGCATATTCTCGACAACTAAGGGACAACAAATTCCTCAGTATTCGCAGTTTATGTTCAACCCTTACATTATCAACCCTGCTGTTGCAGGCACTTACAACTATTTCCAGATTCGGTCCAACAACCGATATCAGTGGATTGGAATCCCCGATGCTCCGCAAACCTATAGCTTGAGCGTTTACGGACCTCATGCCAAGAAGGATATGGGCTTTGGAGGTATGATATTTAGCGATATTACCGGACCCACCAGTCGGTTAGGATTGAATGGATCGTATAGTTACAACATTCGCATGACAGATGATATACGGGTTTCCGGTGGTCTGTTGTTTGGACTGATGCAGTATAAAGTTGACGGAAGTAAGCTCAACTTTGGCGATGCCAATATAAGCAACGACCCGGCACTATTCACCGCCACAAAGTCAACGCTGTCGCCTGATGCTTCCGTTGGACTCTACATGTATTCCTCCTACTTCTATGCCGGTATTTCGGCCATGCAGCTAATGGGTAATAAGGTAAACTTCAACGCCGATGCAGTTGGAGTAAACAAGCTAAAGCAACACTTCATATTGGCAGGGGGTATTAAATACTTACTAAACCGAAACTATGAAGTGGAACCCACACTCCTTCTCAAGTATATGAGTCCTGCTCCGGTTGTGGTAGAGTTGAACGGTAAAATCACTTACCGCAATAAGGTATGGGGAGGCCTTTCCATTCGGTGGAAAGATTCTGCATCGCTCCTTGTTGGTTATATCCACGAAAACAAATATATGTTTGGATACTCTTACGACTACTCGTTTACATCAATAGGCAAGTATAACAGCGGTACCCACGAAATAATGATTGGAGTCCTTTTCGAAAAAATTAAGTAA